The following coding sequences are from one Panicum hallii strain FIL2 chromosome 5, PHallii_v3.1, whole genome shotgun sequence window:
- the LOC112893871 gene encoding uncharacterized protein LOC112893871 isoform X3, which yields MAERKLDRPAALGKDGLSLGIEEDRAAAAAMGFVDDSKDQLHLDNSIPLSPQWLYAKPADGKISLPHGSSFEPAEREVRMLEGTVDRKERRRNVFDADSGLRWLEEERETSLLGRRERKKEVERDVDNRKIDRRSDNVSARDNTDSRAPPTSDRWNDGSTRLGNEGRRDGKWSTRWGPDDKEKDSRSEKKVDVEKDETHAEKQTFTGRLLSESDSRDKWRPRHRQESHSVVTATYRAAPGFGSEKGRVKDSNVGFAPGRGRGNPNSVTSFSRPSSAGPIGAPAVHGKSAKSAVCFRYPRGKLLDIYRQKNMMSSFDDAKLEEIPSITLSTSAKPLAFVAPDTVEEALLEDIRKGKVISSEGSNATGNKKERAKELEEPASVIDEDKDKVALAFGGLGQEGSATLISEKDAFYDNRTLSGGVGTSPSKKSMEENAVSNQYRIAGIQDGLKTDEAKTSTDLDLSPNLPDDSNTLFDVPPFEHHSEPPMPYQNSDIDIKAGGHASYPEELTLYYLDPQGGVQGPFLGADIISWYEDGYFGLELPVRLSQAPDDVPFRPLVEVMPHLGQKPQSRPPALCDESAESLDSAQSKFEAAIPTSASSGKSDQASKWDSESNAVDPKRGDHDASLPSRAGWLSSPETGKDTANISSRQQNIPESVTQDAEEVLYTGRPNSSMGQSVRDLENDRADFKLAPRDPHSAVGEANLPQHDIPRESDLSPLGLLWSELEGMHPKQPLSSNVLGVNERRNPKPTAPKDIPPVNMRHGQLSRMNEASSMRDEWPANFGRLDSMNDANIPGRIPQVEAEHHLNFEEQLLLQQIRREQLQQEQMMARNNLEFPGPFPGQVFDSLHQHRQPMNQPLSDVEHLLRVQFELDQQQQRRQQLQQEQHQRQLQQQRQAQLLQQQQQQQQQQMILEQLLQQQLQGSNFGPTNMVDQVLLREHVLNELHQQPHHLQRQHDAAIEQLIQAKFGHGLHREHHNDMLDVLSRSNQRQMLPLEQQILLGLQQEQLQSQQLANALRQHSGREEERHLSGVWPMDDAAQFIRPGTSPNQGHASRHGRFDLLENLQRSSSFEQHEPLERNLSLHERLHRGGQGIHSLERSGSLPGGGPVPNPDVINALARHHGLGQLETHGDLYSLGQMPMLPSGVHPQQHRLQEQLSGSHLGRLERHWSDANGQMQNSLMESSRINQLQIEAEKQRRNVEMNLSVDNPHAWAALMNKERNTEQDLSDMIHKKLALQSQQSLGFPDVPVPASFGRKDHFAQPGVENPLRSPVDRLSFEESLAERSLFAKTGQSAQEGSANLDSLPNSIENSGKYNLRSSSGSMLEQKHFLGIDDVQRDFSDVTGGRASANHLVGSVNELTRGKKQGSSANLVADDTNFSEDAVNN from the exons ATGGGCTGTCGCTTGGGATCGAGGAGGacagggccgccgccgccgccatggggTTCGTCGACGATTCCAAAG ATCAGCTGCACCTGGATAACAGCATTCCTCTGTCTCCTCAGTGGCTCTACGCCAAACCGGCTGATGGAAAG ATTTCTCTGCCTCATGGGTCCTCCTTTGAACCTGCTGAAAGGGAAGTGAGGATGTTGGAAGGAACTGTTGATAGGAAAGAAAGAAGGCGGAATGTATTTGATGCTGACAGTGGTCTTCGTTGGCTTGAAGAGGAGAGGGAAACAAGCTTGCTTGGGAGGAGGGAGCGCAAGAAGGAAGTGGAGCGGGATGTTGATAATCGTAAAATTGATCGCCGATCTGACAATGTTTCTGCAAGGGATAACACTGATTCACGTGCACCTCCTACATCTGATAGGTGGAATGATGGTTCCACCCGCTTGGGGAATGAGGGTCGCCGTGATGGAAAATGGTCTACAAGATGGGGACCTGATGACAAGGAGAAGGACTCTAGGTCAGAAAAGAAGGTTGACGTAGAAAAGGATGAAACACATGCTGAAAAGCAGACATTCACAGGAAGGCTGCTGTCTGAGTCTGATTCCCGTGATAAATGGAGACCTCGTCACCGTCAGGAAAGTCATTCTGTCGTGACGGCAACATACCGCGCTGCTCCAGGCTTTGGATCAGAGAAAGGGCGTGTAAAGGACTCAAATGTTGGCTTTGCCCCTGGGCGAGGCAGGGGAAACCCAAACTCAGTCACATCCTTCAGTCGGCCATCATCTGCAGGACCAATTGGTGCTCCGGCTGTGCATGGGAAGTCTGCAAAATCTGCTGTTTGTTTCCGCTACCCAAGAGGGAAGCTTCTGGATATTTACAGGCAAAAAAATATGATGTCATCCTTTGATGATGCTAAACTGGAGGAAATTCCTTCCATCACACTCTCTACTTCTGCTAAACCACTTGCCTTTGTTGCACCGGATACTGTTGAAGAG GCTCTTCTGGAAGATATTAGAAAGGGTAAAGTCATTAGCAGCGAGGGAAGCAATGCAACTGGAAACAAAAAAGAGAGGGCAAAAGAGCTTGAAG AACCTGCTTCTGTCATTGATGAAGACAAAGACAAGGTCGCTCTAGCATTTGGTGGGTTGGGTCAGGAAGGATCTGCAACTTTAATCTCGGAGAAGGATGCCTTCTATGACAACCGGACGCTTTCTGGTGGTGTTGGTACATCCCCATCAAAGAAATCTATGGAGGAAAATGCTGTCAGTAATCAATACAGGATTGCTGGCATTCAGGATGGTTTGAAAACTGACGAAGCCAAGACAAGTACTGATCTTGATCTTAGCCCTAACCTACCTGATGATTCAAACACTCTGTTTGATGTGCCACCTTTTGAGCATCATTCAGAACCCCCAATGCCGTACCAAAATAGTGACATTGATATAAAAGCTGGTGGCCATGCTAGTTACCCAGAGGAGCTGACATTGTATTATCTGGATCCTCAAGGAGGTGTGCAGGGTCCATTTCTGGGTGCTGACATAATCTCCTGGTATGAAGATGGATACTTTGGTTTGGAGTTACCTGTGCGTTTGTCTCAGGCTCCAGATGATGTTCCTTTCCGCCCACTCGTTGAAGTCATGCCACATCTTGGACAGAAGCCGCAATCTCGTCCGCCTGCACTCTGTGATGAAAGTGCTGAATCTTTGGATTCTGCTCAAAGTAAATTTGAAGCTGCAATCCCTACTTCTGCTTCTTCTGGGAAAAGTGACCAAGCCTCCAAATGGGATTCTGAAAGCAATGCAGTTGATCCTAAAAGAGGTGATCATGATGCATCATTACCTTCGCGTGCTGGTTGGTTATCTTCACCTGAAACAGGAAAGGATACAGCAAATATTAGTAGTCGCCAGCAGAACATTCCTGAATCGGTGACTCAGGATGCTGAAG AAGTGCTGTACACTGGGAGGCCTAATAGCAGCATGGGTCAATCTGTACGGGATCTTGAAAATGACCGTGCAGATTTCAAGTTGGCACCACGTGATCCTCATTCTGCGGTCGGAGAAGCTAATTTGCCGCAGCATGATATCCCAAGAGAGAGTGATCTCAGTCCTCTTGGCTTACTTTGGTCTGAGCTGGAAGGGATGCATCCAAAGCAACCTCTCTCATCAAATGTACTTGGTGTAAATGAGCGTAGAAATCCCAAGCCTACAGCGCCCAAGGATATTCCACCTGTAAACATGAGACATGGGCAACTTAGCAGGATGAATGAAGCTTCTAGTATGCGTGATGAATGGCCTGCAAACTTTGGGCGGCTGGATAGTATGAATGATGCAAATATTCCAGGCAGAATCCCTCAGGTTGAGGCCGAGCATCATTTAAATTTTGAAGAGCAACTGCTGCTTCAACAGATCCGAAGGGAGCAACTGCAGCAGGAGCAAATGATGGCCCGTAACAATTTGGAGTTTCCTGGTCCGTTTCCAGGCCAGGTGTTTGATTCTTTGCACCAACACCGGCAGCCTATGAATCAACCACTTTCTGATGTGGAGCATCTCTTGAGAGTCCAGTTTGAACTTGACCAGCAGCAGCAACGTCGCCAACAGCTTCAACAAGAGCAGCACCAAAGGCAGCTGCAGCAGCAACGGCAAGCCCAGCTCTTgcaacagcagcaacagcagcagcagcaacagatgATTCTTGAGCAACTGTTGCAGCAACAGTTGCAGGGTTCAAATTTTGGACCAACGAATATGGTTGATCAAGTCTTACTTCGGGAGCATGTATTAAATGAACTGCATCAACAACCTCACCATTTACAAAGGCAGCATGATGCGGCGATTGAACAACTAATTCAAGCAAAATTTGGCCATGGGCTTCATAGGGAGCATCATAATGATATGTTGGATGTTCTGTCACGTTCAAACCAGAGACAGATGCTTCCTTTGGAGCAGCAAATTCTTTTAGGCCTTCAGCAGGAGCAGCTTCAGTCACAACAGCTGGCTAATGCTCTGCGGCAACATTCaggcagggaggaagaaaggcacTTAAGTGGGGTCTGGCCAATGGATGATGCAGCACAGTTTATCCGCCCAGGAACCAGTCCAAATCAAGGTCATGCATCTCGGCATGGTCGTTTCGATCTCCTAGAGAACCTTCAGAGATCCTCATCGTTTGAGCAGCATGAACCTCTTGAACGGAACTTGTCCTTGCACGAGCGTTTGCATAGGGGAGGCCAAGGTATTCACTCACTTGAGCGGTCTGGTTCTTTGCCTGGTGGTGGTCCTGTACCAAACCCAGATGTTATAAATGCCCTAGCACGCCATCATGGACTTGGTCAGTTGGAAACGCATGGTGATTTATATTCTTTAGGCCAAATGCCTATGCTTCCTTCAGGAGTTCACCCCCAGCAACATAGGCTTCAGGAGCAGCTTTCTGGTTCACACTTAGGAAGGCTGGAAAGGCACTGGTCGGATGCCAATGGGCAAATGCAAAATAGTCTAATGGAATCTTCACGTATCAACCAGTTGCAGATTGAAgcagagaagcagaggaggaatgTGGAAATGAATCTTTCTGTTGACAACCCACATGCATGGGCAGCACTTATGAACAAAGAGAGGAACACGGAGCAAGATTTGAGTGATATGATTCATAAGAAACTTGCCCTTCAGTCGCAACAATCTTTGGGCTTCCCTGATGTTCCAGTGCCGGCATCGTTTGGGCGTAAAGATCACTTTGCACAGCCTGGTGTGGAGAACCCTTTGAGATCCCCAGTGGACAGGTTGTCTTTTGAGGAGTCTCTTGCAGAAAGGTCTCTTTTTGCAAAAACAGGGCAGTCAGCGCAGGAGGGATCAGCCAACCTTGATAGTTTACCCAACAGTATTGAGAACAGTGGAAAATATAACCTTAGATCAAGCTCTGGATCAATGCTTGAGCAGAAGCATTTTCTTGGAATTGATGATGTTCAAAGGGACTTTTCAGATGTTACAGGTGGCAGAGCGTCAGCTAATCATTTGGTTGGGAGTGTCAATGAGTTGACCAGGGGAAAAAAGCAGGGTTCAAGTGCGAACTTGGTTGCGGATGATACTAACTTTTCTGAAGATGCTGTTAACAACTG A
- the LOC112893871 gene encoding uncharacterized protein LOC112893871 isoform X2 yields the protein MAERKLDRPAALGKDGLSLGIEEDRAAAAAMGFVDDSKDQLHLDNSIPLSPQWLYAKPADGKISLPHGSSFEPAEREVRMLEGTVDRKERRRNVFDADSGLRWLEEERETSLLGRRERKKEVERDVDNRKIDRRSDNVSARDNTDSRAPPTSDRWNDGSTRLGNEGRRDGKWSTRWGPDDKEKDSRSEKKVDVEKDETHAEKQTFTGRLLSESDSRDKWRPRHRQESHSVVTATYRAAPGFGSEKGRVKDSNVGFAPGRGRGNPNSVTSFSRPSSAGPIGAPAVHGKSAKSAVCFRYPRGKLLDIYRQKNMMSSFDDAKLEEIPSITLSTSAKPLAFVAPDTVEEALLEDIRKGKVISSEGSNATGNKKERAKELEEPASVIDEDKDKVALAFGGLGQEGSATLISEKDAFYDNRTLSGGVGTSPSKKSMEENAVSNQYRIAGIQDGLKTDEAKTSTDLDLSPNLPDDSNTLFDVPPFEHHSEPPMPYQNSDIDIKAGGHASYPEELTLYYLDPQGGVQGPFLGADIISWYEDGYFGLELPVRLSQAPDDVPFRPLVEVMPHLGQKPQSRPPALCDESAESLDSAQSKFEAAIPTSASSGKSDQASKWDSESNAVDPKRGDHDASLPSRAGWLSSPETGKDTANISSRQQNIPESVTQDAEVLYTGRPNSSMGQSVRDLENDRADFKLAPRDPHSAVGEANLPQHDIPRESDLSPLGLLWSELEGMHPKQPLSSNVLGVNERRNPKPTAPKDIPPVNMRHGQLSRMNEASSMRDEWPANFGRLDSMNDANIPGRIPQVEAEHHLNFEEQLLLQQIRREQLQQEQMMARNNLEFPGPFPGQVFDSLHQHRQPMNQPLSDVEHLLRVQFELDQQQQRRQQLQQEQHQRQLQQQRQAQLLQQQQQQQQQQMILEQLLQQQLQGSNFGPTNMVDQVLLREHVLNELHQQPHHLQRQHDAAIEQLIQAKFGHGLHREHHNDMLDVLSRSNQRQMLPLEQQILLGLQQEQLQSQQLANALRQHSGREEERHLSGVWPMDDAAQFIRPGTSPNQGHASRHGRFDLLENLQRSSSFEQHEPLERNLSLHERLHRGGQGIHSLERSGSLPGGGPVPNPDVINALARHHGLGQLETHGDLYSLGQMPMLPSGVHPQQHRLQEQLSGSHLGRLERHWSDANGQMQNSLMESSRINQLQIEAEKQRRNVEMNLSVDNPHAWAALMNKERNTEQDLSDMIHKKLALQSQQSLGFPDVPVPASFGRKDHFAQPGVENPLRSPVDRLSFEESLAERSLFAKTGQSAQEGSANLDSLPNSIENSGKYNLRSSSGSMLEQKHFLGIDDVQRDFSDVTGGRASANHLVGSVNELTRGKKQGSSANLVADDTNFSEDAVNNWSDTGISKGSSHSLLKRSTNQHTATSQAVSTDLSTIRLKKAGLVSSDENKMESGITSVAQAMEASVPSNKETGVYSMPSATNNPDASGPSFSEALKSKKPPLQYDTSESADGGPGGKGAKKKTKKGKQIDPSLLGFKVHSNRIMMGEIVRDD from the exons ATGGGCTGTCGCTTGGGATCGAGGAGGacagggccgccgccgccgccatggggTTCGTCGACGATTCCAAAG ATCAGCTGCACCTGGATAACAGCATTCCTCTGTCTCCTCAGTGGCTCTACGCCAAACCGGCTGATGGAAAG ATTTCTCTGCCTCATGGGTCCTCCTTTGAACCTGCTGAAAGGGAAGTGAGGATGTTGGAAGGAACTGTTGATAGGAAAGAAAGAAGGCGGAATGTATTTGATGCTGACAGTGGTCTTCGTTGGCTTGAAGAGGAGAGGGAAACAAGCTTGCTTGGGAGGAGGGAGCGCAAGAAGGAAGTGGAGCGGGATGTTGATAATCGTAAAATTGATCGCCGATCTGACAATGTTTCTGCAAGGGATAACACTGATTCACGTGCACCTCCTACATCTGATAGGTGGAATGATGGTTCCACCCGCTTGGGGAATGAGGGTCGCCGTGATGGAAAATGGTCTACAAGATGGGGACCTGATGACAAGGAGAAGGACTCTAGGTCAGAAAAGAAGGTTGACGTAGAAAAGGATGAAACACATGCTGAAAAGCAGACATTCACAGGAAGGCTGCTGTCTGAGTCTGATTCCCGTGATAAATGGAGACCTCGTCACCGTCAGGAAAGTCATTCTGTCGTGACGGCAACATACCGCGCTGCTCCAGGCTTTGGATCAGAGAAAGGGCGTGTAAAGGACTCAAATGTTGGCTTTGCCCCTGGGCGAGGCAGGGGAAACCCAAACTCAGTCACATCCTTCAGTCGGCCATCATCTGCAGGACCAATTGGTGCTCCGGCTGTGCATGGGAAGTCTGCAAAATCTGCTGTTTGTTTCCGCTACCCAAGAGGGAAGCTTCTGGATATTTACAGGCAAAAAAATATGATGTCATCCTTTGATGATGCTAAACTGGAGGAAATTCCTTCCATCACACTCTCTACTTCTGCTAAACCACTTGCCTTTGTTGCACCGGATACTGTTGAAGAG GCTCTTCTGGAAGATATTAGAAAGGGTAAAGTCATTAGCAGCGAGGGAAGCAATGCAACTGGAAACAAAAAAGAGAGGGCAAAAGAGCTTGAAG AACCTGCTTCTGTCATTGATGAAGACAAAGACAAGGTCGCTCTAGCATTTGGTGGGTTGGGTCAGGAAGGATCTGCAACTTTAATCTCGGAGAAGGATGCCTTCTATGACAACCGGACGCTTTCTGGTGGTGTTGGTACATCCCCATCAAAGAAATCTATGGAGGAAAATGCTGTCAGTAATCAATACAGGATTGCTGGCATTCAGGATGGTTTGAAAACTGACGAAGCCAAGACAAGTACTGATCTTGATCTTAGCCCTAACCTACCTGATGATTCAAACACTCTGTTTGATGTGCCACCTTTTGAGCATCATTCAGAACCCCCAATGCCGTACCAAAATAGTGACATTGATATAAAAGCTGGTGGCCATGCTAGTTACCCAGAGGAGCTGACATTGTATTATCTGGATCCTCAAGGAGGTGTGCAGGGTCCATTTCTGGGTGCTGACATAATCTCCTGGTATGAAGATGGATACTTTGGTTTGGAGTTACCTGTGCGTTTGTCTCAGGCTCCAGATGATGTTCCTTTCCGCCCACTCGTTGAAGTCATGCCACATCTTGGACAGAAGCCGCAATCTCGTCCGCCTGCACTCTGTGATGAAAGTGCTGAATCTTTGGATTCTGCTCAAAGTAAATTTGAAGCTGCAATCCCTACTTCTGCTTCTTCTGGGAAAAGTGACCAAGCCTCCAAATGGGATTCTGAAAGCAATGCAGTTGATCCTAAAAGAGGTGATCATGATGCATCATTACCTTCGCGTGCTGGTTGGTTATCTTCACCTGAAACAGGAAAGGATACAGCAAATATTAGTAGTCGCCAGCAGAACATTCCTGAATCGGTGACTCAGGATGCTGAAG TGCTGTACACTGGGAGGCCTAATAGCAGCATGGGTCAATCTGTACGGGATCTTGAAAATGACCGTGCAGATTTCAAGTTGGCACCACGTGATCCTCATTCTGCGGTCGGAGAAGCTAATTTGCCGCAGCATGATATCCCAAGAGAGAGTGATCTCAGTCCTCTTGGCTTACTTTGGTCTGAGCTGGAAGGGATGCATCCAAAGCAACCTCTCTCATCAAATGTACTTGGTGTAAATGAGCGTAGAAATCCCAAGCCTACAGCGCCCAAGGATATTCCACCTGTAAACATGAGACATGGGCAACTTAGCAGGATGAATGAAGCTTCTAGTATGCGTGATGAATGGCCTGCAAACTTTGGGCGGCTGGATAGTATGAATGATGCAAATATTCCAGGCAGAATCCCTCAGGTTGAGGCCGAGCATCATTTAAATTTTGAAGAGCAACTGCTGCTTCAACAGATCCGAAGGGAGCAACTGCAGCAGGAGCAAATGATGGCCCGTAACAATTTGGAGTTTCCTGGTCCGTTTCCAGGCCAGGTGTTTGATTCTTTGCACCAACACCGGCAGCCTATGAATCAACCACTTTCTGATGTGGAGCATCTCTTGAGAGTCCAGTTTGAACTTGACCAGCAGCAGCAACGTCGCCAACAGCTTCAACAAGAGCAGCACCAAAGGCAGCTGCAGCAGCAACGGCAAGCCCAGCTCTTgcaacagcagcaacagcagcagcagcaacagatgATTCTTGAGCAACTGTTGCAGCAACAGTTGCAGGGTTCAAATTTTGGACCAACGAATATGGTTGATCAAGTCTTACTTCGGGAGCATGTATTAAATGAACTGCATCAACAACCTCACCATTTACAAAGGCAGCATGATGCGGCGATTGAACAACTAATTCAAGCAAAATTTGGCCATGGGCTTCATAGGGAGCATCATAATGATATGTTGGATGTTCTGTCACGTTCAAACCAGAGACAGATGCTTCCTTTGGAGCAGCAAATTCTTTTAGGCCTTCAGCAGGAGCAGCTTCAGTCACAACAGCTGGCTAATGCTCTGCGGCAACATTCaggcagggaggaagaaaggcacTTAAGTGGGGTCTGGCCAATGGATGATGCAGCACAGTTTATCCGCCCAGGAACCAGTCCAAATCAAGGTCATGCATCTCGGCATGGTCGTTTCGATCTCCTAGAGAACCTTCAGAGATCCTCATCGTTTGAGCAGCATGAACCTCTTGAACGGAACTTGTCCTTGCACGAGCGTTTGCATAGGGGAGGCCAAGGTATTCACTCACTTGAGCGGTCTGGTTCTTTGCCTGGTGGTGGTCCTGTACCAAACCCAGATGTTATAAATGCCCTAGCACGCCATCATGGACTTGGTCAGTTGGAAACGCATGGTGATTTATATTCTTTAGGCCAAATGCCTATGCTTCCTTCAGGAGTTCACCCCCAGCAACATAGGCTTCAGGAGCAGCTTTCTGGTTCACACTTAGGAAGGCTGGAAAGGCACTGGTCGGATGCCAATGGGCAAATGCAAAATAGTCTAATGGAATCTTCACGTATCAACCAGTTGCAGATTGAAgcagagaagcagaggaggaatgTGGAAATGAATCTTTCTGTTGACAACCCACATGCATGGGCAGCACTTATGAACAAAGAGAGGAACACGGAGCAAGATTTGAGTGATATGATTCATAAGAAACTTGCCCTTCAGTCGCAACAATCTTTGGGCTTCCCTGATGTTCCAGTGCCGGCATCGTTTGGGCGTAAAGATCACTTTGCACAGCCTGGTGTGGAGAACCCTTTGAGATCCCCAGTGGACAGGTTGTCTTTTGAGGAGTCTCTTGCAGAAAGGTCTCTTTTTGCAAAAACAGGGCAGTCAGCGCAGGAGGGATCAGCCAACCTTGATAGTTTACCCAACAGTATTGAGAACAGTGGAAAATATAACCTTAGATCAAGCTCTGGATCAATGCTTGAGCAGAAGCATTTTCTTGGAATTGATGATGTTCAAAGGGACTTTTCAGATGTTACAGGTGGCAGAGCGTCAGCTAATCATTTGGTTGGGAGTGTCAATGAGTTGACCAGGGGAAAAAAGCAGGGTTCAAGTGCGAACTTGGTTGCGGATGATACTAACTTTTCTGAAGATGCTGTTAACAACTG GTCTGATACTGGCATATCAAAAGGGAGCTCTCACTCGTTACTAAAACGCTCCACAAACCAACATACGGCTACATCCCAGGCAGTTTCTACGGATCTATCAACAATCAGGCTGAAGAAGGCAGGCCTTGTGTCCTCTGATG